A portion of the Mauremys reevesii isolate NIE-2019 linkage group 18, ASM1616193v1, whole genome shotgun sequence genome contains these proteins:
- the PRR14L gene encoding protein PRR14L isoform X2, which yields MLSSGVESQERSHPHPLDSSMSAVVQELYTGLPVSISTELTAGSDPNVRLDTKPKASTLVLEHSSSLLSESPRISGVENCSQETDNLDHGDKLTSDGLAGSLSEESLEAGNLAENDVAKGGSLGKQDTCPNGSQKEERRSAKETQDAEEELAGCCSLASEEKWWLRQEKPQINRSGGEFSRLCCTEMASPLKSKEENQTNVQVTPEILPKSTEEVQETGEVELTRSSHVNETNAAPASYQIYQQDEENSPHNRDVPVSKSSVEVDMLLSKESSEALCGSLRSLCSLESGNMPLEDNTTEICEKQEYLAEERECPSCDGDSQRTEFLENWISKPVVEEQLSQVQSEEMSSDEAEQLEMDSCTDHSYNYGYGKVAEIQRETAMKNSCGMDSGHDIQENVHSESSNSPVPSSVTSSTEEFPKGDLRISSEINNLKKDGDQWQICINDVCWGDVVKQHTKENGTLLVETKNIVSIQTGDVHTCSKNIYNKYANSPPTVHDFLDYGSKVGEVSLEAQLFEKETNSSSVVEDLNNSFGKAPEANNVNVSLPTCKETNFAYTRGEALSCNAEKSRVSLGVISELSSSNADAVSNRDVYLDRLSKKESIISSEKLEAQHAGLLLHKKEELSLLNHRSFSTSNIASKGSQKSMHSALGDTEMMVTDLENEESDICTHNDQCLKDHCSAVKTCFILSDSTSLDNTTLNKDSFKAQAKSKTEEVNGLETGDLLIHNDKKAVKPPEENTHVACESVPCEDSCNCSNMFQYMANRTSTAEKLLHSACTPDKSTTRLSNVEISNTNIEVESSKLYDGHSEITEERLDSGTRERTSDTDKGQEQINSCELQKDEIDRIETVDSVKAHKGSHQNETSEQSVNRDLKKNIFGIHLELGNTTVVLGEELKMYKKTVLPCEYNLSKGTTSKSDTDSGIPSHEKHLAQSFDLELSDFKHSKQPNETICQVENQYLACQSKLNGPVSYKQNETQVADEVLEFQQYDLDISNKQISNTGVRTMTSSMDEPRRSVRFKENESLTLKKDEGTTSLVHESLSEKRFQGTFKDVMVDNTSNSTVDTDCSEYTDSISDLSEGEKVELKESDNVGSSTREDQGMFKGNMVGYSSSKSLVNMDHSEYTDSISSAKEDKKERTILAENTKISALLNMGNLVMGPENKIKTVVESFSVSQSAFKSLSCAPEDMTPVPEITNETCLLLDSSVNHRIIERNKACPQPEIVTFTVSDGPERVNPVQSEEFCANQELSSLKGVTSKTLLAQNSEICLPQKDELPASSENAQIVDQDSSSANALCNDYSAVEPLEPIDSFERRADGNDSASEEREKAISSLNDAVKLEACTASRAHSKGRSVSAGVSEPIVKEMDVISSDSIDCVPKFKRPSVEDQRQSAVTAEKIKMPMHSIFDHKNYLGVLLEDLKFSGDKVRSCVPLKAEPYEEPSQAYSTEQIPEWSLNNVSEKGKTYVKDHSELGDVKLLSEIVDNNVQSKDLVNKETSEVHYNTICSNKLSKNDTETPLKCLNCCEVCLPCELSSQSKDNRKEVIGDEMKMPNDSISAENEMSDAERVDKIGECQTVKRKMCEETEVHPAQNILLCVGQAQQIKESKDQEKAKIPLQESVVFDCKALDSSSDKLVTSSRVMKTEGPREQLFAVISSINDSDNKQIYSTLQEAKRPKISEEEDDNSEHMKTMDSEVESLSFHLGTPFELSADNTPFIPVSLSQPQAKSFAGDDEIHGAFGSTHKLRGLFSLKKQPRRKVPTADVLKTVRKSNKVKSSAFIRNLSETVPMQEHKLLSSVYFVCKPSVMEAEIAMRLDHMSKQRANRCSLLNSLKLSKCTKEPTLLSRLSTMASKLLAPPKSIHRLKTLQCSSEHPVVERFSQLRSKKLLEVFSCINMKLNSHQADGLCAKMFNLQPLALYPVDSAKIHILDLSSNIPSSVFNTPISPISFHIKLDSDSLINLRGITSQQCVPDIPALGKTPLHPSQPSKWTFSFLLSQSCSGTAAFREDTNLSKELQSSALSLITTEAVIPSQDIRRNPIAKRRTGCSMLGLHTVLALSSPGCYRIWTRRRNVTSRIPTVQRLFMSQFTQGLKGLRSPTSVSDDLFSSLPYSLGRVLSIWSQHGPSACPSEFTPLHPNHCKWQPSLGIENSYAMLPHVTVQGTEAARTTGAEIRLERSLCDLLPKSCTFLESAISPLRLSVPELQVHPFDELDASLPLCPTSQSATKLKKAEPEKRPKRVSQIRIRKTVPKPDPNLTPMGLPRPKRLKKKEFSLEEIYTNKNYKSPPATRCLETIFEEPKEKNGSLISISQQKRKRILEFQDFTIPRKRKARSRVKVAGSFTRAKKAALQGRELDALLIQKLMDLEAFFAEEEEREQASGS from the exons ATGCTATCATCTGGAGTGGAGTCCCAAGAGAGAAGCCACCCACATCCCCTTGATTCCTCCATGTCTGCTGTGGTACAGGAATTGTACACTGGACTGCCAGTCAGCATCTCTACTGAGCTTACTGCTGGGTCTGATCCTAATGTTAGACTAGATACAAAACCTAAAGCATCAACACTTGTGCTAGAACATAGTAGCAGTTTGCTATCTGAGTCCCCCAGGATTAGTGGGGTGGAAAATTGCTCCCAGGAAACTGATAACCTGGATCATGGGGACAAGCTTACATCTGATGGGCTGGCGGGATCCCTTTCTGAAGAGTCTTTGGAGGCTGGAAACCTTGCTGAGAATGACGTGGCCAAAGGTGGAAGCTTGGGGAAGCAGGACACTTGTCCTAATGGGAGCCAGAAGGAAGAGAGACGATCTGCGAAAGAAACACAAGATGCCGAGGAAGAGCTTGCTGGATGTTGTTCTTTAGCCTCTGAAGAAAAGTGGTGGTTGAGACAG GAGAAGCCTCAGATAAACCGAAGTGGGGGAGAATTTTCAAGACTCTGCTGCACTGAAATGGCAAGCCCTCTGAAGAGTAAAG AAGAAAACCAAACAAATGTACAGGTGACACCTGAAATTCTGCCAAAGTCAACTGAAGAAGTACAAG AGACTGGAGAAGTAGAGTTGACTAGATCAAGCCATGTTAATGAAACTAATGCAGCACCTGCCAGTTACCAGATTTACCAGCAAGATGAAGAAAACAGCCCTCATAACAGGGATGTTCCTGTATCTAAAAGTAGTGTTGAAGTTGATATGCTTCTCTCAAAAGAAAGCTCTGAAGCATTATGTGGTTCATTAAGAAGTTTGTGTAGTCTGGAATCTGGAAATATGCCACTGGAAGACAACACCACTGAGATCTGTGAAAAACAGGAGTATCTTGCTGAAGAGAGAGAATGCCCAAGCTGTGATGGTGATAGTCAAAGAACTGAGTTTCTAGAGAACTGGATCTCCAAACCTGTGGTGGAAGAACAGCTCTCTCAAGTGCAGAGTGAAGAAATGTCCAGTGATGAGGCTGAACAATTGGAAATGGATAGTTGCACTGACCATTCATACAACTATGGTTATGGGAAAGTTGCTGAaatccagagagaaactgctatGAAGAACAGTTGTGGCATGGATAGTGGGCATGATATTCAAGAAAATGTTCATTCAGAGAGCTCTAATTCGCCAGTTCCTAGTTCTGTTACTTCATCAACTGAGGAGTTTCCAAAAGGAGATTTAAGAATCTCTTCAGAAATTAATAACTTGAAAAAGGATGGGGACCAGTGGCAAATATGTATTAATGATGTATGCTGGGGTGATGTAGTAAAACAACATACAAAAGAAAATGGAACTCTATTGGTGGAAACAAAAAACATTGTCAGTATTCAGACTGGAGATGTGCATACATGCTCTAAAAATATCTACAATAAATATGCAAATTCTCCTCCCACTGTTCATGATTTCCTGGACTATGGCTCCAAGGTAGGTGAAGTTTCCCTTGAGGCACAACTGTTTGAAAAGGAAACCAACAGCAGTTCAGTGGTAGAAGATCTGAACAACAGTTTTGGTAAAGCTCCAGAAGCAAATAATGTTAATGTCAGCCTTCCTACATGCAAAGAAACTAACTTTGCTTACACACGAGGTGAAGCTCTTAGTTGTAATGCAGAAAAATCAAGAGTGTCTCTTGGGGTTATAAGTGAACTTTCTTCTAGTAATGCTGATGCAGTTTCAAACAGAGATGTGTACCTGGACAGGCTGTCTAAAAAAGAATCGATCATTTCTTCTGAAAAACTGGAGGCACAACATGCGGGCCTTCTGCTTCATAAAAAGGAAGAATTGTCTTTACTAAATCACAGGAGTTTCAGTACTTCTAATATAGCAAGTAAAGGTTCCCAGAAGAGCATGCACTCTGCACTTGGGGATACAGAGATGATGGTCACTGATTTGGAAAATGAAGAAAGTGACATATGTACTCATAATGACCAGTGTTTAAAAGACCACTGTTCAGCTGTCAAGACCTGCTTCATCTTATCAGATAGTACCAGCTTGGATAATACTACACTGAACAAGGATTCCTTTAAAGCGCAGGCTAAATCAAAGACTGAAGAAGTCAATGGCTTGGAAACAGGAGACTTACTTATACATAATGATAAAAAGGCAGTTAAGCCTCCTGAGGAGAACACTCATGTAGCATGTGAATCTGTTCCTTGTGAAGATAGTTGTAATTGCAGCAATATGTTTCAGTATATGGCAAATCGTACTTCCACAGCAGAAAAGCTATTGCATTCAGCTTGCACTCCAGATAAGTCCACTACTAGATTATCAAACGTGGAGATTTCAAATACAAATATCGAAGTAGAAAGCTCAAAACTCTATGATGGCCATAGTGAAATAACAGAGGAAAGGCTAGATTCTGGCACCAGAGAGAGAACTTCTGATACAGATAAGGGACAAGAACAAATTAACTCTTGTGAATTACAGAAAGATGAAATTGATAGAATAGAAACTGTGGATAGTGTAAAGGCTCATAAAGGCAGTCACCAAAATGAGACTAGTGAACAGTCAGTcaacagagatttgaaaaaaaacatATTTGGTATCCATCTTGAACTTGGCAACACAACAGTAGTCCTGGGAGAAGAACTAAAGATGTACAAGAAGACTGTGTTACCTTGTGAATACAATCTTTCCAAAGGCACTACTTCAAAGAGTGACACAGACTCCGGCATCCCAAGTCATGAAAAACATTTGGCCCAGTCCTTTGACTTAGAATTGTCAGATTTTAAACATTCAAAGCAACCAAATGAGACCATTTGTCAGGTGGAAAATCAATATCTTGCATGTCAAAGTAAGCTTAATGGGCCAGTTTCATACAAACAAAATGAAACCCAAGTAGCCGATGAAGTTCTGGAGTTCCAACAGTATGACTTAGACATCTCAAATAAGCAAATATCGAACACTGGTGTACGAACTATGACAAGTTCAATGGATGAACCTAGAAGATCTGTCCGCTTCAAGGAAAATGAATCATTAACTCTAAAGAAAGATGAAGGCACAACTTCATTGGTTCATGAGTCTTTAAGCGAAAAGAGATTTCAAGGAACTTTCAAAGATGTAATGGTGGATAACACTTCCAATAGTACGGTAGATACAGACTGTTCAGAATACACAGATTCCATCAGTGATCTATCGGAAGGGGAGAAAGTAGAATTAAAAGAATCTGATAATGTAGGTAGCAGTACAAGGGAAGATCAAGGAATGTTCAAAGGAAATATGGTGGGTTATAGTTCTTCCAAAAGTCTGGTAAATATGGACCATTCAGAATACACAGACTCTATCAGTAGTGCAAAGGAAGATAAAAAAGAACGTACAATATTGGCAGAAAATACCAAAATTTCTGCATTATTGAACATGGGCAACTTGGTTATGGGCCCGGAAAATAAAATTAAGACCGTTGTTGAATCCTTTTCTGTCTCACAGTCAGCCTTCAAGAGTCTTTCATGTGCACCAGAAGATATGACTCCTGTTCCAGAGATCACAAATGAAACATGCTTACTGTTGGATTCTTcagtaaatcatagaatcatagaaagaaATAAAGCTTGTCCTCAGCCAGAAATTGTGACTTTTACAGTTTCTGATGGTCCAGAGAGAGTGAATCCAGTGCAGTCTGAAGAGTTCTGTGCGAACCAAGAGCTTTCCAGTTTGAAAGGTGTAACTTCAAAAACACTTTTGGCTCAGAACTCAGAAATCTGCCTGCCTCAAAAAGATGAGCTGCCTGCATCATCGGAGAATGCACAGATAGTTGACCAGGATTCATCTTCAGCAAATGCCCTCTGTAATGACTATTCTGCTGTAGAACCTCTTGAGCCGATAGACTCATTTGAGAGAAGAGCTGATGGCAACGACAGCGCAtctgaagagagagaaaaagcaatTAGCTCCCTAAATGATGCAGTTAAACTAGAAGCGTGTACGGCTTCTCGTGCTCACAGCAAGGGGAGGTCTGTAAGTGCAGGGGTTAGTGAGCCAATTGTAAAAGAGATGGATGTAATTTCATCAGACAGTATTGATTGTGTGCCGAAGTTTAAAAGACCATCTGTAGAAGACCAGAGGCAAAGTGCAGTAACTGCAGAAAAAATAAAGATGCCAATGCATTCCATATTTGACCATAAAAATTATTTAGGAGTTTTGCTAGAAGACTTGAAATTTTCTGGTGACAAAGTTAGAAGCTGTGTGCCTCTGAAGGCTGAGCCTTATGAAGAGCCTTCACAAGCCTACTCTACTGAACAGATCCCAGAATGGAGTTTGAATAACGTTTCAGAAAAAGGAAAAACTTATGTTAAAGATCACTCAGAATTAGGAGATGTCAAGTTGCTTTCAGAAATCGTAGACAATAATGTGCAATCTAAAGACTTAGTTAACAAAGAAACGTCAGAAGTCCATTATAACACAATATGTAGCAATAAGCTGTCAAAAAACGACACAGAAACACCTTTAAAATGTCTCAATTGCTGTGAAGTGTGTCTGCCATGTGAATTAAGTTCACAGAGCAAAGACAACAGGAAGGAGGTTATAGGAGACGAAATGAAGATGCCAAATGACTCAATCAGTGCAGAAAATGAGATGTCTGATGCGGAGAGAGTGGACAAAATAGGTGAATGTCAAACTGTTAAGCGAAAGATGTGTGAGGAGACTGAAGTACATCCAGCTCAAAACATCCTACTCTgtgtggggcaggcacagcaAATAAAGGAGTCAAAAGACCAAGAGAAAGCAAAAATCCCATTGCAGGAGAGTGTGGTGTTTGATTGTAAGGCTTTAGATAGTTCTTCAGATAAACTGGTGACATCTTCAAGAGTCATGAAAACTGAAGGTCCTAGAGAGCAGCTCTTCGCTGTCATTAGCAGTATAAATGATAGTGACAATAAACAAATATACAGCACTTTACAAGAAGCCAAAAGGCCAAAGATTTCCGAGGAGGAGGATGATAATTCAGAGCATATGAAGACTATGGACTCAGAAGTGGAAAGCCTGAGCTTTCATTTAGGGACCCCCTTTGAATTGTCAGCAGATAATACCCCTTTCattcctgtttctctctctcaacCACAAGCTAAAAGCTTTGCTGGGGATGATGAAATCCATGGTGCCTTTGGAAGTACACACAAACTAAGAGGACTTTTTTCATTAAAGAAGCAGCCACGAAGGAAGGTTCCCACAGCAGATGTGCTCAAAACTGTAAGAAAAAGTAACAAAGTTAAAAGCTCAGCTTTTATAAGGAATTTGTCTGAAACTGTTCCTATGCAAGAACACAAACTCCTCAGCTCTGTATATTTTGTCTGTAAACCATCAGTAATGGAAGCAGAAATAGCCATGAGACTGGACCACATGTCAAAGCAGAGAGCCAATAGGTGCAGTTTGTTGAACAGCTTGAAACTTAGTAAATGTACCAAAGAACCAACACTGTTAAGCAGGCTGTCTACTATGGCCAGTAAACTACTGGCCCCACCCAAAAGCATCCACAGGTTAAAGACTCTGCAATGTTCCTCTGAACATCCAGTGGTTGAAAGATTCAGTCAACTTAGATCTAAAAAGCTACTGGAAGTTTTTTCATGCATTAACATGAAGTTAAACTCTCACCAGGCTGATGGCTTGTGCGCCAAGATGTTCAACCTTCAGCCGTTGGCACTTTATCCTGTAGACTCTGCCAAAATACACATTTTAGACTTGAGTAGTAACATTCCCTCATCAGTCTTCAATACCCCCATTTCCCCAATTTCTTTTCACATAAAATTGGACTCTGATTCTTTGATAAATCTCAGGGGGATTACATCCCAACAGTGTGTACCTGATATACCAGCTTTAGGAAAGACACCATTACATCCATCACAGCCTTCAAAATGGACCTTCTCTTTCCTCCTATCCCAAAGCTGCTCAGGTACAGCAGCTTTCAGGGAAGACACTAATCTCAGTAAGGAGCTGCAGTCTTCTGCTCTATCTCTAATAACCACAGAGGCTGTAATCCCTAGTCAAGACATTAGGAGAAATCCCATAGCTAAAAGAAGAACAGGGTGCTCCATGCTTGGCCTTCACACAGTGTTAGCACTTTCTTCCCCTGGATGTTACAGGATCTGGACAAGAAGAAGAAATGTAACCAGTCGAATTCCTACTGTCCAGAGACTGTTTATGTCACAATTCACACAGGGCTTGAAAGGGTTAAGGTCTCCAACTTCCGTATCAGATGACCTCTTCTCTTCATTGCCCTACTCACTGGGCAGGGTACTTTCCATATGGAGCCAGCATGGTCCTTCTGCCTGTCCTTCCGAATTCACTCCTCTCCATCCCAATCACTGCAAGTGGCAGCCAAGTCTGGGCATCGAGAACAG TTATGCCATGTTACCACACGTGACTGTCCAGGGAACAGAAGCTGCAAGGACCACGGGTGCTGAGATAAG GCTGGAACGTTCACTCTGTGATTTGCTACCAAAGTCTTGCACGTTTCTGGAATCAGCAATATCTCCGCTCAGGCTTTCAGTACCTGAATTACAGGTCCATCCCTTTGATGAACTCGATGCTTCTCTCCCACTGTGTCCCACATCCCAGAGTGCCACCAAACTGAAAAAA GCTGAGCCAGAGAAGAGGCCAAAGAGAGTTTCTCAGATCCGGATCCGGAAAACTGTTCCCAAGCCAGATCCTAACCTCACTCCCATGGGACTCCCCAGACCAAAAAG GCTGAAGAAGAAAGAATTTAGTTTAGAAGAAATTTACACAAACAAGAACTACAAGTCCCCTCCAGCGACCAG GTGTCTGGAAACCATCTTTGAGGAGCCCAAGGAGAAAAATGGATCCTTGATCTCTATCAGCCAGCAGAAGAGGAAGCGGATTCTGGAGTTCCAGGACTTCACTATTCCCCGGAAGAGGAAGGCACGTAGCAGAGTCAAAGTGGCGGGTAGTTTCACCCGGGCAAAAAAGGCTGCACTACAGGGCAGAGAGCTAGATGCCCTCCTGATTCAGAAACTAATGGACCTTGAAGCCTTTTTTGCAGAGGAGGAAGAACGGGAGCAAGCATCTGGAAGCTGA